A window of Gemmatimonadota bacterium contains these coding sequences:
- a CDS encoding STAS domain-containing protein, which yields MSTFVPKLVTTLKGYTRADFRADLTAGVIVGIVALPLSIAFAIASGVTPDRGLWTAIVAGFLISALGGSRVQIGGPTGAFVVIVYGIVQQYGVDGLIVATLMAGVILVAMGLLKFGAAIKFIPHPVIIGFTSGIALIIFSSQVKDFLGLTMGTVPAEFVEKWGAYGEAIGTADPVAALVALLGLAIVLLWPRVTTKVPSPFVALIVTTLVVQLGGLEVETIGSRFGVISASIPVPTLPDLSWAQVRGLVGPAFTIAMLGGIESLLSAVVSDGMIGARHRSNVELIGQGVANIASAMVGGIPATGALARTATNVKSGARTPVAGMMHAVTLLLITLFFGRWAALIPMAALAAILVVVAYNMSEWRVFVGEFRGPRSDVLVLVTTFLLTVLVDLTVAIGVGMVLAAFLFMRRMSEVSEITEIRREALDEGEVTDGERGAADARVRTLGNEVQVYSINGPFFFGAADRFKDTLAQVGVRPKVLVLRLRDVPVIDSTGLSALLDVVKRSRKEGTRVLLTEVRDPVRRVIERSRVGDHLEADAISDTLDEALTRLRGFRDTGPGATIDPATRVVPPHDRRAR from the coding sequence ATGAGCACCTTCGTCCCGAAGCTGGTCACGACGCTCAAGGGGTACACGCGCGCGGACTTCCGCGCCGACCTGACCGCCGGCGTCATCGTCGGCATCGTGGCCCTGCCGCTCTCGATCGCCTTCGCGATCGCGAGCGGCGTGACGCCCGACCGCGGACTCTGGACGGCGATCGTCGCCGGCTTCCTGATCAGCGCGCTCGGCGGTTCGCGCGTGCAGATCGGCGGCCCCACCGGCGCGTTCGTGGTGATCGTCTACGGGATCGTCCAGCAGTACGGCGTCGACGGACTGATCGTCGCGACGCTCATGGCCGGCGTGATCCTCGTGGCGATGGGGCTCCTCAAGTTCGGCGCCGCCATCAAGTTCATCCCGCACCCGGTGATCATCGGGTTCACGAGCGGGATCGCGCTCATCATCTTCTCGTCGCAGGTCAAGGACTTCCTCGGCCTCACGATGGGCACGGTGCCGGCCGAGTTCGTCGAGAAGTGGGGAGCGTACGGCGAGGCGATCGGCACGGCCGACCCGGTCGCGGCGCTCGTCGCGCTGCTCGGGCTCGCGATCGTGCTCCTCTGGCCGCGCGTGACGACGAAGGTGCCGAGCCCGTTCGTGGCGCTCATCGTCACGACGCTCGTGGTGCAGCTCGGCGGGCTCGAGGTGGAGACGATCGGCAGCCGCTTCGGCGTGATCAGCGCCTCGATCCCGGTGCCGACGCTCCCCGACCTGAGCTGGGCACAGGTGCGCGGGCTCGTCGGGCCGGCATTCACCATCGCGATGCTCGGCGGGATCGAGTCGTTGCTCTCCGCGGTGGTCTCCGACGGGATGATCGGCGCGCGGCACCGGTCGAACGTGGAACTGATCGGCCAGGGCGTGGCGAACATCGCGAGCGCGATGGTGGGCGGCATCCCGGCGACCGGCGCGCTCGCGCGCACGGCGACCAACGTGAAGAGCGGCGCGCGGACCCCGGTCGCGGGGATGATGCACGCGGTGACGCTGCTGCTCATCACGCTCTTCTTCGGGCGTTGGGCGGCGCTGATCCCCATGGCGGCGCTCGCGGCGATCCTCGTGGTGGTCGCGTACAACATGAGCGAGTGGCGCGTCTTCGTCGGCGAGTTCCGCGGGCCGCGCAGCGACGTGCTCGTGCTGGTGACGACCTTCCTGCTCACCGTGCTCGTGGACCTCACGGTCGCGATCGGCGTGGGGATGGTGCTCGCGGCCTTCCTGTTCATGCGGCGGATGTCGGAGGTCTCGGAGATCACGGAGATCCGGCGCGAGGCGCTCGACGAGGGCGAGGTGACCGATGGCGAGCGCGGCGCGGCGGATGCGCGGGTCCGCACGCTGGGAAACGAGGTGCAGGTCTACTCGATCAACGGTCCCTTCTTCTTCGGCGCGGCGGACCGATTCAAGGACACGCTCGCGCAGGTCGGCGTCCGTCCCAAGGTGCTCGTCCTGCGGCTGCGCGACGTGCCGGTGATCGACTCCACCGGGCTCAGCGCATTGCTCGACGTCGTGAAGCGGAGCCGGAAGGAGGGGACCCGCGTGCTGCTCACCGAGGTGCGCGACCCGGTGCGTCGCGTGATCGAGCGCTCGCGCGTGGGCGACCACCTCGAGGCCGACGCGATCAGCGACACGCTCGACGAGGCGCTCACGCGCCTGCGCGGCTTTCGCGACACTGGTCCCGGGGCTACGATAGACCCCGCCACCCGAGTCGTCCCGCCCCACGATCGCCGCGCTCGCTGA
- a CDS encoding LLM class flavin-dependent oxidoreductase, translating to MELGIYTFVEATPDAKTGVLISPEQRLANLMEEVALADEVGLDVFGIGEHHRPDYVVSTPAVVLAAAAVRTKRIRLTSAVSVLSSDDPVRVFQEFSTVDLLSHGRAEIMAGRGSFIESFPLFGYDLNDYDTLFSEKLELLLQLRAEERVTWDGKHRAALKDQPVYPRPVQSPIPVWVAVGGTPQSVIRAAMLGLPMALAIIGGGPERFVPFVELYREAWEKAGRDLATLQVSINSHGFLADSNAEAEESAFGPYMHQMGKIGRERGWPPPTRRQFDAEISKQGALLVGDPERVIDKILWEHELFGMTRFLIQFSVGTMPHAQMLRAIELYGTKVAPAVKKALGAATPGATAAGA from the coding sequence ATGGAACTCGGCATCTACACCTTCGTCGAAGCGACGCCGGACGCGAAGACCGGCGTGCTCATCTCCCCCGAACAGCGGCTCGCGAACCTCATGGAAGAGGTGGCGCTGGCCGACGAGGTCGGGCTCGACGTCTTCGGCATCGGGGAGCACCATCGCCCCGACTACGTCGTCTCCACACCGGCGGTGGTGCTCGCGGCGGCCGCCGTGCGCACCAAGCGCATCCGGCTCACGAGCGCGGTGAGCGTGCTCAGCTCCGACGACCCGGTCCGGGTCTTCCAGGAGTTCTCCACGGTCGACCTGCTGAGCCACGGACGCGCCGAGATCATGGCGGGCCGCGGCTCGTTCATCGAGTCGTTCCCGCTCTTCGGCTACGACCTCAACGACTACGACACGCTCTTCTCGGAGAAGCTGGAGCTGCTGCTGCAGCTGCGCGCCGAGGAGCGCGTCACGTGGGACGGGAAGCATCGCGCGGCGCTGAAGGATCAGCCGGTCTATCCGCGTCCGGTGCAGTCGCCGATCCCGGTCTGGGTGGCGGTGGGCGGGACGCCGCAGTCGGTGATCCGTGCGGCGATGCTCGGCCTCCCGATGGCGCTGGCGATCATCGGGGGCGGACCGGAGCGCTTCGTGCCCTTCGTGGAGCTCTACCGCGAGGCGTGGGAGAAGGCGGGCCGCGACCTCGCGACGCTCCAGGTGAGCATCAACTCGCACGGCTTCCTCGCCGACAGCAACGCGGAGGCGGAGGAGTCGGCGTTCGGTCCCTACATGCACCAGATGGGGAAGATCGGGCGCGAGCGTGGCTGGCCGCCGCCGACCCGGCGACAGTTCGACGCCGAGATCTCGAAGCAGGGCGCGCTCCTGGTGGGCGACCCCGAGCGCGTGATCGACAAGATCCTCTGGGAGCACGAGCTGTTCGGGATGACGCGGTTCCTCATCCAGTTCAGCGTGGGCACCATGCCGCATGCGCAGATGCTGCGAGCGATCGAGTTGTACGGCACCAAGGTCGCGCCGGCGGTGAAGAAGGCGCTCGGCGCCGCGACGCCCGGCGCCACCGCAGCGGGCGCGTGA
- a CDS encoding copper-translocating P-type ATPase encodes MSPVVETTRIPVTGMTCAACQARVQRTLQKQSGVSDATVNLMMANATISFDPAVVSAERLVEAIRGAGYGAEIPAVEQSAFEEQEARDVATAREFGELRTKAITSGLIGAAAMAAMPWMHHYAWAPWALLVVTTGVMLTAGAHFYRRAWAGIRHGGTDMNTLIAVGTGAAWLYSVIATVAPGFFTSRGVPADVYYEAVILIIAFILTGNAFEARAKRNTAVALRALVQLQPRTARVLRAGVERDVDIAHVMPGEIIVVRPGERVPVDGTVLQGASAIDESMLTGESLPVAKAAGDRVIGGTMNGTGAFQLAATTLGSDSVLARIVTLMRDAQGTRAPIQHLADRISAVFVPTVMGLAVLTFVAWYFLAETAPVVRGFAAAVSVLIIACPCAMGLAVPTAVMVATGKGAELGVLIKGGEALQRAGDITTVVLDKTGTVTEGKPTVTDLLVAPGAARDESRLLALVASLERRSEHPLADAIVRHAVARSLVLGDVEAFSSVTGQGATGVVDGVALAVGNAALMEDYAIDLTPLAADAARLADAGRTAMYVAADGALAGLIAVADPIKATSREAIARLHAMGLEVVLLTGDHARTAQAIAREAGVVRVVAGVLPDGKVAEIKRLQGEGKVVAMVGDGINDAPALVQADVGMAMGTGTDIAVEAGDIVLMRGDLRTAAQAILLSRRTMRTMKENLFWAFVYNVIGIPVAAGILYPTFGLLLSPVLASAAMAFSSVSVVGNSLRLRRARLA; translated from the coding sequence ATGAGCCCCGTCGTCGAGACCACCCGCATCCCCGTCACCGGGATGACCTGCGCCGCCTGCCAGGCGCGGGTGCAGCGCACGCTGCAGAAGCAGTCCGGCGTGAGCGACGCGACGGTGAACCTCATGATGGCGAACGCCACCATCTCGTTCGATCCCGCGGTGGTCTCGGCCGAACGGCTGGTGGAGGCGATCCGTGGGGCGGGGTACGGCGCGGAGATCCCGGCCGTCGAGCAGAGCGCCTTCGAGGAGCAGGAGGCGCGCGACGTCGCGACGGCGCGCGAGTTCGGCGAACTCCGCACGAAGGCCATCACGAGCGGCCTGATCGGGGCGGCGGCGATGGCGGCGATGCCCTGGATGCATCACTACGCCTGGGCGCCGTGGGCGCTGCTCGTCGTCACGACCGGCGTGATGCTCACGGCGGGTGCGCACTTCTATCGGCGCGCGTGGGCGGGCATCCGCCACGGCGGGACCGACATGAACACGCTCATCGCGGTGGGGACGGGCGCGGCCTGGCTCTACTCGGTGATCGCCACCGTCGCGCCGGGTTTCTTCACGTCCCGCGGCGTGCCCGCCGACGTCTACTACGAGGCGGTGATCCTCATCATCGCCTTCATCCTCACGGGGAACGCGTTCGAGGCGCGGGCCAAGCGGAACACCGCGGTGGCGTTGCGCGCGCTCGTGCAGCTGCAGCCGCGCACCGCGCGGGTGTTGCGCGCCGGCGTGGAGCGCGACGTCGACATCGCGCACGTCATGCCGGGGGAGATCATCGTCGTGCGCCCGGGCGAGCGCGTGCCGGTGGACGGCACCGTGCTGCAGGGCGCGAGCGCGATCGACGAGTCGATGCTCACGGGCGAGTCACTGCCGGTGGCGAAGGCCGCCGGCGACCGCGTGATCGGCGGCACGATGAACGGCACCGGCGCCTTCCAGCTCGCGGCGACGACGCTCGGCTCCGACTCGGTGCTCGCGCGCATCGTCACGCTCATGCGCGATGCGCAGGGAACACGCGCGCCGATCCAGCACCTCGCCGACCGGATCTCGGCGGTCTTCGTGCCGACGGTGATGGGGCTCGCGGTGCTCACCTTCGTCGCGTGGTACTTCCTCGCGGAGACCGCGCCGGTGGTACGCGGCTTCGCGGCCGCGGTCTCGGTACTCATCATCGCCTGTCCCTGCGCCATGGGGCTCGCAGTGCCGACGGCAGTGATGGTCGCGACGGGCAAGGGGGCCGAGCTCGGCGTGCTCATCAAGGGCGGCGAGGCGCTGCAGCGCGCCGGCGACATCACTACGGTGGTGCTCGACAAGACCGGCACGGTCACCGAGGGGAAGCCGACGGTCACTGACCTGCTGGTGGCGCCGGGTGCCGCGCGCGACGAATCACGCCTCCTCGCACTCGTCGCCTCGCTCGAGCGGCGCTCGGAGCACCCGCTCGCCGACGCGATCGTCCGGCACGCGGTCGCGCGGTCGCTGGTCCTCGGCGACGTGGAAGCCTTCTCCTCGGTGACGGGACAGGGCGCGACCGGCGTCGTCGACGGCGTGGCTCTCGCTGTGGGAAACGCGGCACTCATGGAGGACTACGCGATCGACCTCACGCCGCTCGCCGCCGATGCCGCGCGCCTCGCGGATGCCGGCCGTACGGCGATGTACGTCGCCGCGGACGGCGCGCTCGCGGGACTCATCGCCGTGGCCGACCCGATCAAGGCGACCTCCCGCGAGGCGATCGCGCGCCTGCATGCGATGGGGCTCGAGGTCGTGCTGCTCACCGGCGATCACGCGCGCACCGCGCAGGCGATCGCGCGGGAGGCGGGCGTGGTGCGAGTCGTCGCCGGCGTCCTCCCCGACGGGAAGGTCGCCGAGATCAAGCGCCTGCAGGGCGAGGGAAAGGTCGTCGCGATGGTGGGCGACGGCATTAACGATGCGCCGGCGCTGGTGCAGGCCGATGTGGGCATGGCGATGGGCACCGGGACCGACATCGCGGTGGAGGCGGGCGACATCGTGCTGATGCGCGGCGACCTCCGCACGGCGGCGCAGGCGATCCTCCTCTCGCGCCGCACCATGCGGACCATGAAGGAGAACCTCTTCTGGGCCTTCGTCTACAACGTCATCGGCATCCCGGTGGCGGCGGGAATCCTCTATCCCACCTTCGGATTGCTCCTGAGTCCGGTGCTCGCCAGCGCCGCGATGGCGTTCAGCTCGGTGAGCGTGGTGGGGAATTCTTTGCGGCTGCGCCGAGCGCGGCTAGCTTGA
- a CDS encoding alpha/beta fold hydrolase gives MTAPGAKERYLAWRRGRPRTPPLERRTVRARGLDFAVWMSPPVEDATPLLAINGGMIYGHDLLWPTLSPLAAGRQLILYDQRGRGQTPAPPGARAARIEHDVLDVVALRDALGIARWDLAGHSWGGGIALLAAAEDVAGVRRVLTFDAVGATSGWLDRLHASALAHLEHRGATEAHTLLALLDPLLLHEPDPERHAEYSRTMYAAWFHDQGMRSFSPPVTHSPTGAAVAARLRREGFDWRARYAAVRAPVLLVHGVEDALPIAEARASAALIPRARVVAIPEAGHMPFFENPEPTFAAALDFLDGTET, from the coding sequence GTGACCGCGCCCGGCGCGAAGGAGCGCTACCTGGCCTGGCGGCGCGGGCGCCCGCGCACGCCGCCGCTCGAGCGGCGCACGGTCCGCGCGCGGGGACTCGACTTCGCCGTCTGGATGAGCCCGCCGGTGGAGGACGCCACGCCGCTCCTCGCCATCAACGGCGGCATGATCTACGGGCACGACCTCCTCTGGCCCACCCTCTCGCCGCTCGCCGCGGGCCGGCAACTCATCCTCTACGACCAGCGCGGACGCGGACAGACCCCGGCGCCACCGGGCGCGCGCGCGGCGCGCATCGAGCACGACGTCCTCGATGTCGTCGCCCTGCGCGACGCCCTCGGCATCGCGCGATGGGACCTCGCCGGTCACTCGTGGGGGGGCGGCATCGCGCTGCTCGCGGCCGCCGAGGACGTCGCGGGCGTGCGGCGCGTCCTCACCTTCGACGCCGTGGGCGCGACCTCCGGCTGGCTCGACCGCCTGCACGCGAGCGCCCTCGCGCACCTCGAGCATCGCGGCGCGACCGAGGCGCACACGCTCCTCGCGCTGCTCGATCCGCTGCTCCTGCACGAACCCGATCCCGAGCGACACGCCGAGTACAGCCGCACCATGTACGCCGCCTGGTTCCACGACCAGGGGATGCGCTCCTTCTCGCCGCCCGTGACGCACAGTCCCACCGGCGCGGCGGTGGCGGCCCGCCTGCGCCGCGAGGGGTTCGACTGGCGCGCGCGCTACGCCGCGGTGCGCGCGCCGGTGCTCCTCGTGCACGGCGTGGAGGATGCGTTGCCCATCGCCGAGGCGCGCGCGAGCGCGGCGCTCATCCCGCGCGCGCGCGTGGTCGCTATCCCCGAGGCGGGGCACATGCCGTTCTTCGAGAATCCCGAGCCGACCTTCGCCGCGGCGCTCGACTTCCTCGACGGGACCGAGACGTGA
- a CDS encoding matrixin family metalloprotease: protein MKRPLLLVLVGAVLIGLRVRTASEARRDVERQQAAAVRDAAADSAFADSVLRAAEDIGAEVEVVGSALPAPVRDANEIRLALEAYAAGTYIGEMFAERDSMNYRWPERVNAPLYVWVQTATLEPEGSDWPRIVHESFHPWIETGIPVSFLPTEDSARADVRVTWVERYESRTTGRTRWVRDQHGWITAASIELARTQPDGRPLDDAIVGAIARHEVGHLLGLTHTADETNIMSARVRVRELSEADRATVRLVYKLPPGSVRAAQ, encoded by the coding sequence GTGAAGCGCCCCCTGCTGCTCGTGCTCGTGGGCGCGGTGCTCATCGGCCTGCGGGTCCGCACGGCGTCCGAGGCCCGGCGCGACGTCGAGCGGCAGCAGGCCGCCGCCGTGCGGGATGCGGCCGCCGACTCCGCCTTCGCCGACTCGGTGCTGCGCGCCGCCGAGGACATCGGCGCCGAGGTCGAGGTCGTCGGCTCCGCGCTCCCGGCCCCGGTGCGCGACGCGAACGAGATCCGCCTCGCGCTCGAGGCCTACGCCGCGGGCACCTACATCGGCGAGATGTTCGCCGAGCGTGACTCGATGAACTACCGCTGGCCCGAGCGCGTGAACGCGCCGCTCTACGTCTGGGTGCAGACCGCCACGCTCGAGCCCGAGGGCTCGGACTGGCCGCGCATCGTGCACGAGAGCTTCCACCCGTGGATCGAGACGGGCATCCCGGTGTCGTTCCTCCCCACGGAGGACTCGGCGCGCGCCGACGTGCGCGTCACCTGGGTGGAGCGCTACGAGAGTCGCACGACCGGGCGCACGCGGTGGGTGCGCGACCAGCACGGCTGGATCACCGCGGCCTCGATCGAGCTCGCGCGCACGCAGCCCGACGGGCGCCCGCTCGACGATGCGATCGTCGGCGCGATCGCGCGACACGAGGTGGGGCACCTGCTCGGCCTCACCCACACCGCCGACGAGACGAACATCATGTCGGCGCGGGTGCGGGTCCGGGAATTGAGCGAGGCGGACCGCGCCACGGTCCGCCTCGTCTACAAGCTGCCGCCGGGGAGCGTGCGCGCCGCCCAGTAG
- a CDS encoding PDZ domain-containing protein, with protein MRATMRHTTCTLVALGAVLVSGAALEAQTQTVRMTERRMLRSDSLVERLLVADVESVKRTVTAWSEREAQLLRELRALPENDVAGRRRLDEQLALHARDGFAIMSAVQARCIEEGAPRPPGYLGLNLTNMWKVENDEPKSLGTTVTSVEPGSPAERAGIQRNDRILALAGLDATERTPDVSAQLLPGRSMTVRVDRNGQVKEYALVIARRPEGFGDSCGEFERALVPMRIAGPGRIVVDEPGTGPRRLILRGDEIDPREDVGNVRIEIFRPGAQNLTAVGYFGGAEFKMLDADWGEVLGVRQGVIVSAVASGTPASLSGLKSGDVVTAVGRAPVATPMMLVQMLGAMDEREATLSVVRMKEKKTISFKWGRR; from the coding sequence ATGCGCGCCACCATGCGCCACACCACGTGCACCCTCGTCGCGCTCGGCGCCGTGCTCGTCTCCGGCGCGGCCCTCGAGGCGCAGACGCAGACCGTCCGTATGACCGAACGGCGCATGCTGCGCTCGGATTCGCTCGTCGAGCGCCTCCTCGTGGCCGACGTCGAGTCGGTGAAGCGCACCGTCACCGCCTGGAGCGAGCGCGAGGCGCAGCTGCTCCGCGAGCTGCGCGCCCTTCCCGAGAACGATGTCGCCGGGCGCCGTCGGCTCGACGAGCAGCTCGCGCTCCACGCCCGCGACGGCTTCGCCATCATGAGCGCCGTGCAGGCGCGCTGCATCGAGGAGGGTGCCCCGCGGCCACCCGGATATCTCGGGCTCAACCTCACGAACATGTGGAAGGTCGAGAACGACGAGCCGAAGTCCCTCGGCACCACGGTGACGAGCGTGGAGCCCGGATCGCCGGCGGAACGCGCCGGGATCCAGCGCAACGACCGGATCCTCGCGCTCGCCGGCCTCGACGCGACGGAGCGCACGCCGGACGTGTCGGCGCAGCTCCTGCCGGGGCGCTCCATGACGGTGCGGGTCGATCGCAACGGGCAAGTGAAGGAGTACGCGCTGGTGATCGCCCGCCGACCCGAAGGGTTCGGCGATTCGTGTGGCGAGTTCGAGCGCGCCCTCGTGCCGATGCGCATCGCCGGACCGGGGCGGATCGTCGTCGACGAGCCGGGCACCGGACCGCGGCGCCTCATCCTGCGCGGTGACGAGATCGACCCGCGCGAGGACGTCGGCAACGTGCGCATCGAGATCTTCCGCCCCGGCGCGCAGAACCTCACGGCGGTGGGGTACTTCGGCGGCGCCGAGTTCAAGATGCTCGATGCCGATTGGGGCGAGGTGCTCGGCGTGCGCCAGGGTGTGATCGTCAGCGCCGTCGCCAGCGGCACGCCGGCCTCGCTCTCCGGCCTCAAGAGCGGCGATGTCGTCACGGCCGTCGGTCGTGCTCCCGTCGCCACGCCGATGATGCTCGTGCAGATGCTCGGCGCGATGGACGAACGCGAGGCGACGTTGAGCGTCGTCCGGATGAAGGAGAAGAAGACGATCAGCTTCAAGTGGGGCCGGCGCTGA